In the genome of Planctomyces sp. SH-PL62, the window GTCAAGACGCAGGCCCCCGCCAAGGCGAAGCCGATCACGAAGAAGGCGGCGCCCTGAGCCGCCTCGGTCGAGGGGGCCGTCGAGCGCCCCCTCGACCCGATTCGATCCGATCGGCTTCAGGCGTTCCGCTCGCGCGGCTCCCAGCCATAGGGATGGCGGGCTTCCTGGAGAGAGAGGCCGACGACCTCGATCTGTCTCGGATCGTTCGAGCCCAGGCCCAGCGCGGCGGCGAGGGCCAGGTGGTTGTCGCCGGGGAAGGGGCCCGTGCCCGACGCGGCCATCGGGTCGTAGCCCATCACGGCCGTAGCGACGGAGTCGGTGCAGACGGGGTTGCGGCCGGCGATCAGCAGGCCGGGTTCCTGAACCTTGAGGCCGCCGGGGACCCACGGGCCTTCGCCGCCCGAGCAGCTCTCGATCCCGTCGAGGATCACCAGGTCGATCGGCCGGATGCCGACGGCGTCGACGGTGTGGCGAGGGACGCGGAAGGTCGGCCGTCGGGGCGAGTCGGGGGCGATTTCCTGGGGAAGCCCGTCGGCCGGCCGTCCCTTGCCGTCGTGGAACATGGCGCGGCTGCTGGTGCTGTTCTCGTCCGCCTCGTTCTGGCCGTAGAGGGCGATCGGCGTGACGCCGAAGTTGTTCTTCATCCCCAGCGTGACCCCGGCCGTCGCGTGGTTTTTCAGCTTGGCCAGCGAGATATAGACGTCGCAGTCCACGTACGAGTGGTTGACGTGGTAGGCCGGGAATAGCGAACCCCCCCACGGCACCTTCACCTCGTGGTACTTCTTACCCTTGCCGAGGTTCCGGGTGTCCTCGAACTCGACGGGGGTCTTTGTCGCGGTGATGGCGTTCAGGTCCCAGCCGGCGGCGTGGAGATACGGCTCGAAGTCCTGCTTCTGGTGGGTGCTCTCCAGGAACCGGATGCGCCTCGCCCCGGCCCGATCCAGCAGCGCGGCCGTCGCCAGGACGACCGAGGGGTGGACCTGATACGTCCGATTGGCGGCCTTCCCGAGCGTATCCTCGCGGACGTTTCCGACGAGGTTCACCTTCACGGCGACCGTCTTGCCGGCCACCACCTGTCGGAGCCCGCCGATCCGATCCATCAGCGCTTCCAGCTCCCGGAGCACGGCCGCCGGCTCGTAGCTCTTGCAGCGGCCGATTCCGACCGGGGAGCAGGGCGCGGGAGCCGCCGCCCGGAGCGGAGAGTCGAGCATCGGGATCAGCAGCGAGGCCCCGGCGAGGTTCAGGAATTCCCGGCGAGTGCGAGCGGGCTTCATGGCGATCCTCCGTCGTCCGAGGTGAGATGTCGACGGGCCCGCCGCGCGGCGTCCACCGCCGAATCCGTACGCCCCGATGGTACCTGGCGCCGACGCCTCGCGGCAACCGCCGGCTCGGCGATCGCCGGTCGACGTCGCGCGTCGTCTCGGAGGCTGGTATCGGAGCAGGGATCGCCTTATCCTGAGGTGATCCGGGAGAAGGCCTACGACGATCCGAGGGGAGCGACGCGATGGAACCACCACGAAGCGAGCCCGTCAGCCTGGCCAAGGCCCTCTCGATCAAGAACCGCCTGGCCGGGCGGCTCGTCCAGGCCCGTGCGAACGTGGAGACCTACAACAGCATCCTGGCGGGCCAGCGCGACGAGGAGGGCCGGACCTCCGTGGACGTCCGGGCCGAATATGAGCGGCTCCTGAACCTCCAGGAGGCCCTGGTCGCGGTCAAGGCGGCCATCCAGCGGGCGAACGTCGCGATCTATGAAGACGTCCTCCGCCTCGGCGAGAAGAAATCCCTCATCCAGATGCTCAACGGCCTGAACACCAAGCACGGCGCCGAGCCGGGCTACAACGGGGCCGAATACCGATACTCCGCCACGATCACCAAGCCCGAAGTCCTGGAGATGGTGCGGAGCCTGGAAGCGGAGATCGACAAGCTCCAGGATCGGCTGAACCAGTACAACGCCTCGACCCGGGTCGAACTGCCGCAGGCGGTCCTCGACCTGGCCGGCTAGCGAGACACACGATCGGTCGGCCGCGGCCAAGGGGAGCGGCGGGGGAACCCGCCGTCGTGTGGCCCGCGGGCCATACACCTTTGATCACGATGCCGATGCCGCTTTAACACTCATCGCTCATCGGGTCAAGACTCAACCCGCAAGGTTCAACACTCAAATACCTTTGCGTCGGGGTCGGCCGGTCGTGTCCCTAGCTCCCTCCGAACGCTCCCGCAGGACCCGGGGGGATCGCCTTCCACGCCTCCGTCTCCTCGGCGGCCGTTCACACGCCCAATCTCGACCGAAGGCGCTCGTCCTGAGCCGCTTCAAGGCCTAGTTCCCAACGGGTGCGACCGGCGGCGAAGCTCCGGGTCTGTTGGGCTCGCCTCCCCCGGCGCATGCGGTCGAGGATCGACCGGGGCGACCCTGGCCCGATCATCCTCATCAATCAAGGCGGTCGAGATCGCCTCGCCGAGCCTGGTCCGGCCTGGATTTTCGCCGTCTGTCACAAAACGACGCGGTCCATTCGTCCTTGATTCCAGACGACACGACACCTTCACTTCACTTCGGCGGAGGGAATGCGATGACTCGTAAAAAGCTGATACTGGCATCGGCCATGATGCTGGGGACGGTCGGTCTGGCTGCGGCCCGGCATGACGAGAGCCAGGAAGCGGTCAAGCCGCTGACGGTCGTAGAGATCGCCGAGAAGCTCGACGACAAGGAGATGAACGCGACGGCGGTCGAGGTGACGCTGGAGCCCGGTCATGCGGGCGTCTCGCACCGACATCCGGGACCGGCGTTCGGGTACGTCCTGGAAGGGGAGTACGAGTGGGCCGTCGACGACCATCCCGCCAGGATCCTCAAGGCGGGCGAGACGTTCTACGAGCCGGGCGGATGCCTGCATCGCGTGTCCAGGAATCCGGGCAAGGTCAAGATGCGCATGCTGGCGTGGGTCTTGCACCCGCGCGACGCGGCGAGTCTCGTCATCCCGGAGCACGCGGAGTAAACCCAGGCGCCAACCGCGCGAGGGCGGAATGACCGACGACGTGATCGCCATGCGGCCTCGAATGATGTCCGTCGCCTACCGGATGCTCGGCAGCGTGGCGGACGCCGAGGACGCCGTCCAGGACGCCTTCGTGCGGTATCAGACCGCCGGCGGCGTCTCCTCGCCGGAAGGATTTCTCATCCGCACCACCACCCGCCTTTGCATCGACCGGCTGCGGGCGCGGCGAAGGCGGGAGTACATCGGACCCTGGGTCCCCGAGCCGGTGGCGACGGGAGAGGCCGACGAGGCTTCCGCCCTGTCCGAATCACTCACCCAGGCATTCCTGCTGCTGCTGGAGCGGCTGTCGCCCCAGGAGAGGGCGGCGTTCCTGCTGCGGACGGTGTTCGACTACGAGTACGCCCAGATCAGCGAGGTGCTGGGCAAGCCCGAGGCGACCGCCCGCCAGATCGTCAGTCGCGCCCGGCGTCGGCTCGGCCTGGACTCGACACGCAGGTTCCCCGCGTCGCCGGTGCGCGCGGAGGGGCTGGCTGAGCGGTTCCTGCAAGCCTGCCGCGCGGGGGACGTGAGGGCCGTCGAGGGGATGCTCGCGGAAGACGCCGAGGTCCATTCCGACGGTGGTGGCCGAGTCTCGGCCGCCCGGGTCGTGATCCTCGGTCGGGAACGCGCCGCCCGGTTCCTCTCGGGCGTGTTCGGAAAGAAGCGGCTTAACTGCGAGATGCTTCCGACCACGGTCAACGGCCAGCCCGGCGTGGTGTTCGTGTTCGACGGCGCCGTCGTCCAGGTGGCGTCCCTGCGCATCGAGGGCGGGGTCAGAGCGGTGTACATGACCAGCAACCCGGACAAGCTGGCCCGCTGGTCTTCGGCCCAGGTCGACTAGGTTTTTCAACAGGAGATCGGCATGAAGATCGTCGTGATCGGCGGCAGCGGGCTCATCGGAAAGAAGCTGATTCCTCTTCTGCGGGAGCGCGGACACGACGCCGTGTCGGCGTCTCCTTCCTCGGGCGTCAACGCCCTGACGGGTGAGGGCCTGGGCGAGGCGTTCGCGGGCGCCCAGGTCGTCGTCGACGTTTCCAATTCTCCCTCGTTCGAGGACGGGGCGGTCCTGGCGTTCTTCGAGACCTCGGGGCGCAACATCATGGCCGCGGCACGGGCCGCCGGCGTGGGGCACCACGTCGCGTTGTCGGTCGTCGGGGCCGATCGGCTGCCGGACAGCGGTTACATGCGGGCGAAGGTCGCTCAGGAGGCCCTCATCAAGGCCTCCGCAATCCCGTACACGATCGTCCGGGCGACCCAGTTTTTCGAATTCCTCGGCGCGATCGCCGGGTCGGACGACGGCGAGATTCGGCTCCCGACCGCGCCCATGCAGCCGCTGGCGGCCGACGACGTGGCGGCCGCGCTCGCCGGCGTCGCCGCCGAGCCGCCGCACAACGGCACGGTGGAGGTGGCGGGGCCGGAATCGCTCTCCATCGCCGACTTCGTGGGACGCTTCCTCGCCGCGAAGGGGGATGGACGGAAGGTGGTCGCGGACCCGCAAGCCCGCTATTTCGGAGCCGCCCTGGACGGCCGCGGCCTGAACCCCGAGTCGAGCCCGATCGTCGGGTCGACGCGGTTCGAGGACTGGATCGGCAGGACCCCGTGACATCGGGACGTCGGGCTCCGGTTCCCCTCAGCGCCCGGCCTCGCGGGACCGATCGTCGGGAAGAGTCGGTGGCGCCGCGGGCGTCGTCGCCTCTTCGGCGTTCCGAAGGTCGCGTCTGAGGGTCGACACGAATGGAGAGTTCGTGGCGTCCGGCCCGATGACGACGTCGGCCCGACCCTCTGGGGCGGGCTGGAGGGCAGGGGCCAGGATCGCGAGCGTCCTAGCCCACCTGTCCGCCTCCTCACTTTCCGCGATGCTGGCCGTTTCCCACCGATTCTCCGCCGCTTTCCTGGCGATCTCTCGGAGGACGGCGACGTCATCCGTGTTATACCCCCGCCCGGCGGTCGAGAGTCCGCACAGGAAGCCGACTGTGCAGATCAAGCCTGTCGCCGCATAGGCGAATGTCGTTCTCGCCCTCCCCGCGGAAAGGGCGCGGTCGATCACGGCCCCGGCCAGGATCATGACCGGCGGGAAGATGAACTCGAGGTAACGCGGCGCAACGGGCAGGGCGACGAACCGGCTCAGATTGGAACTGCCGAAATTGATGTACGCCCCGGGAATCAAGGCCCAAAGGATGAGCAGCATCGAACGTCTCGCCCCGAGGAACCACGGCGCGCAGGCGGCGAGGGCGAGGCAGCCGATCGAATGGATTCCGAAGTCCTGATTCGGCAGGACGAGCATGCGCGGATAGGACTTGAGCAGCCGGTAGCGGAGATCGCGGTTGACGCTCAGGACCATCTCCGATTGCTCATGCAAGGCCATGGCATGGGGCCGAAACAGGAGATCCCCGGAGGCCGCCAGGTAGTACGCGTGCTCCAGAGCCAGGACCGACGCGCAGCCGAGGCACACGCCCAGCGCGGTCCGCCATCGACGTCCGCTCGCCGCGTCGACCACGAGGACGAGGCCGATGAACAGCGCGGGTTCCTTCGTCAAATAGCCGACGCCGCAGCAGAGGCCGGCGACGAACCCGGGCAGCAACCGGCTCCCATGCCTCGCGCGTACATAGGCCAGCACGCCGAGCAGGACGTAGAACTCCGCCAACGTCTCCGGCACGAGGATCGTCGCGTAACGAAGCTGGATGGGAAGTGTGGCGTAGAGAAGCCCCGCGACGACTCCCGCTCGGTTTCCGAACAGGTCCGACGCGATCAACGCGAGCACGACCACCGACCCGGCCGAAGCGAGCAACGGCAGCAAGATCGTGGTCCACTCGGCGAGGCCGAACAGGCGATAGACCAGGCCGACCGGAAGGAGCAGACCAAAACGGATCGCGTAATGGTGCGCCTCGATCGCGTAACTGGAATCGGCGATGTGCTGGGCGAAGCGAGAATATCCCAGGTCGTCCGAGCCGATCAGCCCCGTGAAGCAAGCGAGCCGAAGCAAGAGGCTGTTAATAAACAGAAGGATATATTTGGGCGAAGGATTCGGGGGCGTCACGTGCCGTCTCTCCGTTTCGTCATCCTGGCGACTCAGTTCCGCCGCCCCTGTCGCTGGGGAGTTCATGAGCCGGTCGACTCGAAATCCGCCGCATTGGAAACGAATCGAAAGCACGATTCAAGACAAATCCGCCCTGGGCCTTCCCGCCGCTTCGCCCGTCTCCTCGACTTATCGCCGATGGGCCGTAAATGTTGCGCCGAGCGGGCGAGACGATGCATGAAGGCCTCATGCGGCCGCCGGAATCCCGGCTTGGGTGGCTTCTGAGCCTCATCGCTTGAAGCCCGGGGGCGGCGGGTGTTCGATGGGACTGCAATCATGCAGTGCCAGGTGAGGCGGCTCGCCGTCCGGCGACCGAAGCGGACGGCGTGCAGAGAGCCGCCTCACGAGTGAACCCGTCGGATTCGGAGTCTCCATGTCGAAGCTTGTGAAGTCCGTATCGATCCTTCTCCTCCTGGGAACCATTGCGACGCCGACGACGGCGAGGGCCGACCTTCTGACGACCTGGAACCTGATCGCCACCGGCGATCTCTACGCGGCGAACGACGCCCAGGGGGCGTCCGCGTCGGTGGAAATCTGTATGTGCAGAACACGTTCGAAGCTGCGGCCAATGTGGGCGTCGCGACCGGCCCCGCCCTGGTGGTCGGCGGCGGCGTCATCACCGCGCAGCAGAACGCCTCGACCGTGAAGGTGAACAAGGGGAGCGCCGTGATCGGCGGGACGGTCAACGGCGGCGCCACGAACCCCAACCAGAACAACCAGTCGATCGTCGTGTCCCAGGCGCCCGGCGGCACGGTCACGTTCGACTCCGGCGTGAGCGGCGTCGGCGCGGCGGACTACGCCGAGCTCAAGGCCGACTCGGCGGCCTTCCGGGCGATGGCGTCGACCGGCGGGGCGGTCGTGATCCCGTCGCCCGTCGGCCAGGACGGCCTGGCCGCGTTCACCCTGACCGGGGCGAACTTCGACGCGAACGGGAACGCCGTGTTCGACATCGACGGCGAGTCGCTCTTCGAGAACACGAAGGTGCAGCAAATCTCCCTCTATCTGAACGGGCACAGCCTGGCCAAGGGCGAATCGGTCGTCTTCAACGTCAGCGGCGTGAACTTCGATTTCGCCAGGTCCTACAATTTCACGGACGGGTTCGTCGGCTCGGTCGCGAACATCATCTGGAACTTCTACGAAGCGACGAGCATCAACCTGAACAACAGCAACTTTCGCGGCGCCATGCTCGCGCCCGACGCCATCCTGACGAACATCAACACGATCGACGGATCGGTCTTCGTCAAGGAGCTCGGCACCCGGTACGGAAACGGCATGCGGGCGGAAATCCACACCCCGCTCTACCTGGGCTACGTCCCCCCGCCGTCCGCGGTCCCCGAGCCGTCGAGCCTGGCGATGGCGGGCCTGGCCGCTCTCGGCGCCGCCGCCTGGCGACTCCGTCGACGGTCGGTTTGACCGCCGCGATCCAGGACTCCGACGCCCCACAGCCCCCGCGATCTCGCGGGGGTTTTTATGCGCCTCACGCTCATCATCCCGGCGACCGCCGCCGACTTCCTGGAACGCCCGGATGATTCGTTTCTCCTCGTCCGCAATCGCGACCTACTGGTTGATAGAGACGACGCCGTCGCAGGGAGTGGATCGACCGCTCCCCTCCAGTTCGGAAGGGACCATCCTGATCGACGGCCGTCGCGCACCACGAGCAACGCCATGACGAAGCAGACGAAGTGCGGGCTGGTTTTCTTCCTGACGTGCCTGGCCTCGACGGCCATGCCGGCGCGGGCGGACCTGCTGACCAACTGGAATCTGGTGACGACCGGCGATCTCTATGCAAGCTCCAACGTCCAGGGGGCCGTGCGCGTGGGGGGGAACCTCTACGTCCAGAACTCCTTCGAGGTCGCCGCGAAGCAAGGCTCGCCCGAATCGTCGAATCCCTCGCTGATGGTCGGCGGCGACGTCAAGACCAGCGGCAAGAACCCTGAAACCATCAAGATCCTCAAGGGGGACGGCCTCATCGGGGGCGCGATCAACGGGGCGACCGACGGCAAGGCCCGGATCGTGTCGGCCCGCGACGGCGCGAGCGTCAAGTTCGACTCCTCCGCATCCCAGATCAAGGCCGCCGACGCCAAGGAACTGCTCGCCGATTCCCAGGCTTTTCAGGCCATGAAGGGGGGCGAGCAGTCCATCTTCATCTCGACGAAGCAGGTCGACACCGCCCGATTCCAGGTTCTGTCGGTGGATTCCCTCGGGAACGCGGTCTTCGACGTCGACGGCGAGCGACTGTTCGAGAACAACAAGGTCCGCGGCTTCTCGCTCGACCTCAACGGCCACAAGTTCGGCGAAGGCCAGTCCATCGTCTTCAACGTCGGCGGCGTGGATCTGGACTTCCGCAACGGCCTGAACTTCGACGGCGCGTTCCGCGGCGCGGTCGCGAACATCATCTGGAATTTCTACGAAGCCAGGGAGGTCGACCTCAACAGGAACAACTTCGCCGGCAGCCTGCTCGCCCCGAACGCCCTGCTGACCAACGCCAATTCCATCGACGGGTCGGTCTTCGTCAATTCGTTCGGCACCCGCCACGGCGACGGAATGCTCGCCGGCGTCCGGGTCCCGATGTACGCGGGATACGATCCCTCGACCGTCCCGATCGCGACGACGCCCGAGCCGTCGAGCCTGGCGATGGCAGGGCTCGCCATCCTCTGCGGGGCCGTCTGGCGGTCTCGTCGCCGGATGTCGAGCTGAACGGACGCGGGCGACCCGCCCCGCCCTCGCCGCCCCGCGCCGCGAGGGTTTTTCCGCGCTCCCGAGCTTCCGAGGAGGAATCGTGGCAGCCCCTTGGCTGAACGCGTTCGTCGATGTATTCTGAAAAGACTGGACGGGAGCCGCGTCAGGGCCCGAAACCCCTTTC includes:
- a CDS encoding DUF362 domain-containing protein; the encoded protein is MKPARTRREFLNLAGASLLIPMLDSPLRAAAPAPCSPVGIGRCKSYEPAAVLRELEALMDRIGGLRQVVAGKTVAVKVNLVGNVREDTLGKAANRTYQVHPSVVLATAALLDRAGARRIRFLESTHQKQDFEPYLHAAGWDLNAITATKTPVEFEDTRNLGKGKKYHEVKVPWGGSLFPAYHVNHSYVDCDVYISLAKLKNHATAGVTLGMKNNFGVTPIALYGQNEADENSTSSRAMFHDGKGRPADGLPQEIAPDSPRRPTFRVPRHTVDAVGIRPIDLVILDGIESCSGGEGPWVPGGLKVQEPGLLIAGRNPVCTDSVATAVMGYDPMAASGTGPFPGDNHLALAAALGLGSNDPRQIEVVGLSLQEARHPYGWEPRERNA
- a CDS encoding cupin domain-containing protein, with the translated sequence MTRKKLILASAMMLGTVGLAAARHDESQEAVKPLTVVEIAEKLDDKEMNATAVEVTLEPGHAGVSHRHPGPAFGYVLEGEYEWAVDDHPARILKAGETFYEPGGCLHRVSRNPGKVKMRMLAWVLHPRDAASLVIPEHAE
- the sigJ gene encoding RNA polymerase sigma factor SigJ → MTDDVIAMRPRMMSVAYRMLGSVADAEDAVQDAFVRYQTAGGVSSPEGFLIRTTTRLCIDRLRARRRREYIGPWVPEPVATGEADEASALSESLTQAFLLLLERLSPQERAAFLLRTVFDYEYAQISEVLGKPEATARQIVSRARRRLGLDSTRRFPASPVRAEGLAERFLQACRAGDVRAVEGMLAEDAEVHSDGGGRVSAARVVILGRERAARFLSGVFGKKRLNCEMLPTTVNGQPGVVFVFDGAVVQVASLRIEGGVRAVYMTSNPDKLARWSSAQVD
- a CDS encoding SDR family oxidoreductase, with the protein product MKIVVIGGSGLIGKKLIPLLRERGHDAVSASPSSGVNALTGEGLGEAFAGAQVVVDVSNSPSFEDGAVLAFFETSGRNIMAAARAAGVGHHVALSVVGADRLPDSGYMRAKVAQEALIKASAIPYTIVRATQFFEFLGAIAGSDDGEIRLPTAPMQPLAADDVAAALAGVAAEPPHNGTVEVAGPESLSIADFVGRFLAAKGDGRKVVADPQARYFGAALDGRGLNPESSPIVGSTRFEDWIGRTP
- a CDS encoding ArnT family glycosyltransferase, producing MTPPNPSPKYILLFINSLLLRLACFTGLIGSDDLGYSRFAQHIADSSYAIEAHHYAIRFGLLLPVGLVYRLFGLAEWTTILLPLLASAGSVVVLALIASDLFGNRAGVVAGLLYATLPIQLRYATILVPETLAEFYVLLGVLAYVRARHGSRLLPGFVAGLCCGVGYLTKEPALFIGLVLVVDAASGRRWRTALGVCLGCASVLALEHAYYLAASGDLLFRPHAMALHEQSEMVLSVNRDLRYRLLKSYPRMLVLPNQDFGIHSIGCLALAACAPWFLGARRSMLLILWALIPGAYINFGSSNLSRFVALPVAPRYLEFIFPPVMILAGAVIDRALSAGRARTTFAYAATGLICTVGFLCGLSTAGRGYNTDDVAVLREIARKAAENRWETASIAESEEADRWARTLAILAPALQPAPEGRADVVIGPDATNSPFVSTLRRDLRNAEEATTPAAPPTLPDDRSREAGR
- a CDS encoding collagen-binding domain-containing protein, whose protein sequence is MEPDRHRRSLRGERRPGGVRVGGNLYVQNTFEAAANVGVATGPALVVGGGVITAQQNASTVKVNKGSAVIGGTVNGGATNPNQNNQSIVVSQAPGGTVTFDSGVSGVGAADYAELKADSAAFRAMASTGGAVVIPSPVGQDGLAAFTLTGANFDANGNAVFDIDGESLFENTKVQQISLYLNGHSLAKGESVVFNVSGVNFDFARSYNFTDGFVGSVANIIWNFYEATSINLNNSNFRGAMLAPDAILTNINTIDGSVFVKELGTRYGNGMRAEIHTPLYLGYVPPPSAVPEPSSLAMAGLAALGAAAWRLRRRSV
- a CDS encoding collagen-binding domain-containing protein, whose amino-acid sequence is MTKQTKCGLVFFLTCLASTAMPARADLLTNWNLVTTGDLYASSNVQGAVRVGGNLYVQNSFEVAAKQGSPESSNPSLMVGGDVKTSGKNPETIKILKGDGLIGGAINGATDGKARIVSARDGASVKFDSSASQIKAADAKELLADSQAFQAMKGGEQSIFISTKQVDTARFQVLSVDSLGNAVFDVDGERLFENNKVRGFSLDLNGHKFGEGQSIVFNVGGVDLDFRNGLNFDGAFRGAVANIIWNFYEAREVDLNRNNFAGSLLAPNALLTNANSIDGSVFVNSFGTRHGDGMLAGVRVPMYAGYDPSTVPIATTPEPSSLAMAGLAILCGAVWRSRRRMSS